The genomic window AGCTAAGGTGGCAGGAGCTAAAAAAGTTGAAATGTTAGAATTAAAAGAACTTTTTAATATGACAGGTTATATTAGAGGAGGATGTTCTCCTATAGGAATAAAAAAGAGACATCAAACTTTTATTCATGAAAGTGCTTTAAATAAAGATTATATAATGATAAGTGCTGGAGTAAGGGGAATGCAAATAATCATAGATCCAAAAGAATTAATAAAATATTTAAATATGACTGTTGGGGATATTATTGTATAAAATGATAATAAATTGATCAATTTTGAGTATAAGTAGATTATTATAAAATAATTTAAATTATACTCTTTTTTTATATTAAAAATGTGATATAATAAGGTATGTTAATTTATATTTAAAATATTATATAGAATTATTGAACAAAAATATGGGAG from uncultured Fusobacterium sp. includes these protein-coding regions:
- the ybaK gene encoding Cys-tRNA(Pro) deacylase; this encodes MKKTNAMRELDKQKIKYDFKEYEVDENDLSAIAVSIKTGEDITKIFKTLVLLTEKKEMLVACIPGADSVDLKKLAKVAGAKKVEMLELKELFNMTGYIRGGCSPIGIKKRHQTFIHESALNKDYIMISAGVRGMQIIIDPKELIKYLNMTVGDIIV